One Terriglobia bacterium genomic region harbors:
- a CDS encoding ribonuclease H-like domain-containing protein: MLTRSFVHVPGVGERRERGLWQRGYTDWNAFLRGHPEGPWRDLIASRLDPERAARDLPRREMWRLATAFSGRVAFLDIETTGLSPGRDGITCVGLSDGERVEALVQGRDLGRLKTVLERFELLVTYNGSCFDLPVLAAAFPEIDFHRFHHIDLRYPLHRLGLKGGLKGVERTLGLARPEEIQGADGYLAVLLWDQHVGGHPRALETLVRYCLEDVVHLIPLLAHAYDRLSAELPLAVAPIGEVGMPSIPFRADGGLVKDLLRRIEGYRGSGTPGG, from the coding sequence TTGCTGACCCGATCGTTCGTCCACGTCCCGGGGGTCGGTGAGCGGCGCGAGCGCGGGCTCTGGCAGCGCGGCTATACCGACTGGAACGCGTTCCTGCGCGGCCACCCCGAGGGCCCCTGGCGCGACCTGATCGCCTCGCGCCTGGACCCCGAGCGGGCCGCGCGGGACCTGCCCCGACGGGAGATGTGGCGTCTCGCCACGGCCTTCTCCGGGCGCGTCGCCTTCCTCGACATCGAGACCACGGGGCTCTCCCCCGGGCGCGACGGCATCACCTGCGTGGGACTGTCCGACGGCGAGCGGGTCGAAGCGCTCGTCCAGGGGCGCGATCTCGGGCGCCTGAAGACGGTCCTGGAGCGATTCGAGCTCCTGGTCACCTACAACGGCTCGTGCTTCGACTTACCGGTCCTCGCCGCCGCATTTCCCGAGATCGACTTCCACCGGTTCCACCACATCGACCTCCGGTACCCGCTTCACCGTCTCGGCCTCAAAGGAGGGCTCAAGGGGGTGGAGCGCACGCTGGGGCTCGCGCGGCCGGAGGAAATCCAGGGAGCCGACGGTTACCTCGCGGTGCTCCTCTGGGACCAGCACGTCGGTGGCCACCCGCGCGCCCTCGAAACCCTGGTCCGGTACTGCCTCGAGGACGTGGTGCACCTCATCCCGCTGCTCGCGCACGCCTACGACCGCCTGTCGGCGGAACTCCCGCTCGCGGTGGCGCCGATCGGGGAGGTCGGGATGCCCTCGATTCCGTTCCGCGCCGACGGCGGCTTGGTGAAGGACCTGCTCCGGCGAATCGAGGGGTAC